A genomic region of Cannabis sativa cultivar Pink pepper isolate KNU-18-1 chromosome 1, ASM2916894v1, whole genome shotgun sequence contains the following coding sequences:
- the LOC115707266 gene encoding pectinesterase inhibitor 3, with the protein MSLLPFILFAIVLLSSPPYSVTGKNHHHHQHDPQTPASDLVRTSCVHANYPNLCLRTLSTYAGPARTPRDLAQAAVNVSLARASRVSKFLSRTAKGSFGSKRQRSALGDCVEQISDSVEELSKTLSELQHLRWETFRWQMSNAQTWVSAALTNEDTCLEGFEELGMKMKSEVKRKITNVARVTSNALYMINRLDESRGS; encoded by the coding sequence ATGTCTCTCCTCCCATTCATTCTATTCGCCATCGTTCTTCTCTCATCGCCGCCGTACTCCGTCACCGGCAAGAACCATCACCACCACCAACACGACCCCCAAACTCCGGCATCGGATCTCGTCCGTACATCCTGCGTTCACGCTAACTACCCGAATCTCTGCCTCCGTACACTCTCGACCTACGCGGGTCCCGCCAGAACGCCTCGGGATCTAGCTCAAGCCGCCGTCAACGTGAGCTTGGCTCGCGCAAGCCGAGTCTCGAAGTTTCTAAGCCGAACGGCGAAGGGATCGTTCGGATCGAAACGGCAGAGATCGGCGCTGGGAGATTGCGTTGAGCAGATCTCGGACTCGGTGGAGGAACTGAGCAAGACTCTGTCGGAACTTCAGCACCTGCGGTGGGAGACTTTCCGGTGGCAGATGAGCAACGCGCAGACGTGGGTTAGCGCGGCTTTGACGAACGAGGACACGTGTCTTGAAGGGTTTGAAGAGCTGGGAATGAAGATGAAGAGCGAGGTGAAGAGGAAGATCACTAACGTTGCTAGAGTCACCAGTAACGCCCTTTACATGATCAATCGATTGGACGAGAGTCGTGGCAGTTAG